The stretch of DNA GTTTGTCATTTTATTGTTTGTGGCTGATTATATTGCAAATATGATTGGCATTAAGAAATATGGGGGCTCTAAAGCCGGTATTTGGGGAAGTACGATTGGTCTTATTTTTGGACCATTTATTATCCCGGTGTTGGGTATCTTAATTGGGCCTTTTATTGGTGCAATAGCAGCAGAGTTAATCTTCAATAAAAGAAACTTTATGGATAGCATAAAAATCGGATTTGGTTCTGTAATAGGGTTTATAAGCAGTGTTGTGACAAAAACCATCATTCAAGCAATAATGATCGGATATTTCCTAGTGGTTATTTTAAATTAAAAAGCCACCGAGGTGGCTTTTTAATTTAAACCGCAAATTTCGAAGGAACAATTTTGGCAATCTACTTCTTGCTTTAAGCAGCTTATCTTTTTAACAGTGATCTTTTGATTATCATATGAAATGATATCCTTTTCTCGAAGCTCCTTCAAAGAACGTTGAATTACCTCTCGTGTCCCAAAGGTTAAATTAGCTAGTTCCTGATGTGTTAGCGGAAGGTCAATCAAGATGCCATCATCTGTCTTCACACCATATGAATTGCACAATCGGATCAAAATGGAATACAGGCCTCCTTTTTTTCCATTCATTATTAAGTCCTGGCATTTCATTTGCGCTTTAAGATAACCAGTGCTTAACCAGTAAACAAGAGCATTCATTGCTTCTGGGTCTGTCAAGACAAATTCTTCAAAATGCTCCTTTTTGACGAGCAACATTTCACAATCAGTTAATGTTTTCGCATAAAATTGATAATGGGGATTTGCTTTAAACAACTGATACTCAACAATTAACTCTTGGTTATTCAAGACTTTTAAAATAAACTCTTTTCCTTTTAAGTGGACTCTTCCAAGTGCAATACTTCCTTTAAGTAATAAGTAAACATACTCTACTGAATCTTTTTCTTGAAAAAGGACCGAACCAGATTTAATCTTTTGAATCGGTTCTTTTTTTTGGAAAAACTGGACCATTAAATTATATATAGAAACCATATTGCTTTCCATCATTATCACTCCCTATATATTACAGCTTAACAGAATAAGGGAAGGAGAATCATGACACTTTTTTGAAATATAATGAGTTATGAATAAAAATCGTTGAAATGGGGATTGTAAATATGTTAGCTTAAGCATTTTATTTGAAACGCTTTACTAATTTTGGTACTCTTAAGCTACAAAGCTTAAGAAAATTCGAAAAATCGTTGGATTTTTTGATTGACTTTAGCCGAAAAATAATATGAATACATAGGAGGAATTTTACATGGCTTTTGAATTACCACAATTACCTTATGCAGAAGATGCTCTTGAACCACACATTGACAAGGAAACTATGAATATTCACCACACTAGACACCACAACACGTATGTAACAAATCTTAACGCAGCATTACAAGGCAACGAAGAATTACTTTCTAAATCTGTTGAAGAAGTAATTGCAAACTTAGATGCTGTTCCAGAAGCAGTACGTACAGCTGTACGTAATAATGGTGGCGGACATGCAAACCACTCTTTATTCTGGCAAATCCTTTCACCAAATGGTGGCGGTGCACCAACAGGTGAATTAGCAGATGCAATTAACAGCAAATTTGGAAGCTTCGAAAGCTTCAAAGAAGAGTTTGCAAAGGCTGCAACTACTCGTTTCGGTTCTGGCTGGGCATGGCTATCAGTGTCAAACGGCGAATTAGAATTAACAAGCACTCCAAATCAAGATTCTCCATTAATGGAAGGTAAAACTCCTATTCTTGGCCTAGATGTTTGGGAGCATGCTTACTACCTAAAATATCAAAACAAACGCCCAGACTATATTGGTGCGTTCTGGAACGTAGTAAACTGGGATGAAGTTGCTAAACGTTACAACGAAGCAAAGTAATTCCTTAATGAAAACAAAAAGACAGCTGTTTTTAAAAGCAGCTGTCTTTTTGTTTGTTCCGATACCCGAAAAATTTGAATAGAAACCACTCTCTTGTTAAAGACTACCCTTAAGATAAAGGGGAGTTTTAAAGGTGAAAAAATCAAAAATTTTAGGTGATGTAGAATTAACAAAAGATCTAACACTTTTGTTAGTTATTGGGGGGTTATATTCATTAAGTGTTGCTCTTTCCAATACATTTGTGAATATATACCTATGGAAACAAACAGGAAGTTATTTTGATCTAGCACTTTATAATCTTTCGATTGTCGTTCTACAACTGTTGACGTTTATCTTAGCAGGACGGTGGGCAAAGAAAATCGATAGGGTTATTGTACTTAGAATCGGTGTGATTTTCTTGGCTGTCTTTTATCTAATGGTATTAATTACTGGTACAAAGGCATCCACCTTTTTATTACTTTTGGGCAGTCTCCTGGGTATAGGGTATGGTTTTTATTGGCTAGCCTACAATGTTTTAACCTTTGAAATTACAGAACCAGAAACTAGAGATTTTTTTAACGGATTTTTAGGGATCCTTAGCTCAGCAGGTGGAATGATAGGTCCATTAGCTGCTGGATTCATCATCACTAGATTTGAAAAATTCACCGGATATACGTTTGTATTTGGATTGTCTTTAGCATTATTTGCACTTGCTGTATTTATCAGCTTTTCTTTAAAGCCAAGACCTGCTGCCGGGAGATATTGTTTTAGACGTATATTAGAGGAAAGAAAACTAAATGAAAATTGGCGTCTCGTTACCAATGCCCATTTTTTCCAGGGACTTAGAGAAGGGACGTTTTTATTTGTTATCTCCGTGTTTGTTTATATTTCAACTGGGAGTGAAATGGCTCTAGGTACATTTGGTTTGATTAACTCGGGCATTTCCTTTGTTGCTTATTACCTTGCATCCCGCTTAATCAAAAAGAACAATCGTAAAAAAGCCATTCTGATTGGTGGTCTAATACTATATGCGGCCGTCTTAATCATTGTATGGGATGTAAATTTCGTAAAACTGTTAATTTATGCTGCTATGATTGCTCTGGCCTATCCACTCTTGCTTGTCCCGTATATGTCAACTACCTATGATGTGATAGGAAACGGGTGGAAAGCTGCAGAAATGAGAATTGAGTATATCGTTGTAAGAGAAATCTTTCTAAACTTAGGACGAATCGTTTCTATCCTTGCCTTTATTGCCGCAGTCACATGGTTTAATGAGGATCAAAGTATTCCTATATTATTGTTAATATTAGGTGCAGGACATTCTTTGATTTATTTATTTATAAAAAGGGTTCAATTACCTGTAGCGTAATGAGGCTGACAAATCAGCCTCATTTTCCATTTTGAAGAGAAATTAATAAAAAATGTCGAAATACGCAAAATTGGTAAGGGTTATTCATAGAAAAAAAGCTCATTTTCTTATAAAATAGAGGATGTTGTGTTAAGCCTTGAAAAAAGGAAGTGTGTAAGAACCTTGAATAAAAAGAAAAAAAAGAAGACGCATGTACCGTTCCGTTTAAATATGTTATTTTTTGTGGTTTTTGTGCTGTTTTCCGTTCTCATCCTCCGCTTGGGTGAATTACAAATTGTTTTTGGTGATGATTTTAAACGGGAAATTGAACGAACAGAGGATATCACCGTAAATAACCCTGTCCCAAGAGGAAAAATGTATGATCGAAATGGGAAAGCCATTGTTGATAATAAACCTTTAAATGCCATTACTTATACAAAGAATCAAAGTACTACGCAAGAAGAAATGTTGAAAACAGCAGAGAAATTGGCAAAATTTATTGAGATGGACACAAAAAAAATACCTGTAAGAGATAAAAAAGACTTTTGGATTATGAAGTATCCTGAAAAGGCAAAGGCCTTAATCTCTAAAAAAGAATGGGATAAATATAAACAAAAAAAATTAACTGACAAAGAAATCTATCAAATGCAAATTGACAGAATTGAAAATGATGATCTTATGGAGCTAGAAAATGATAAAGAGGCAATGGAAGTCCTAGCGATTTATAGGAAATTCAATAGCGGATATGCACTGACACCACAAATCGTTAAAAATAAAGATGTAAAACCTGAAGAATTTGCGATTGTTAGTGAAAACTTAGAAAATCTTCCAGGTGTGGATACAACTACTGACTGGGACCGAACTTATCCGTTTGGTGATACATTAGGGTCCATTTTAGGCAATGTTTCATCCTCAGAAGCAGGAATACCAAAAGAACAGTTAAGTAAATATCTTGCTCGAGACTATAGCAGAAATGACCGTGTGGGACAAAGTTATATTGAATTAAAGTATGAGGATGTCCTTCATGGTCAAAAAGCAAAAGTAAAAAATGTAACAGATAAGTCTGGGAAGGTTCTTTCTACTGAAGTTGTTTCTGAAGGTAAAAGGGGAAAAGACCTTGTATTAACCATTGATATGGATTTACAGAAGCAGGTAGAAAAAATTATTGAAGATGAGATGTGGGATGCGAAGAAAAAGCCAAATACTGCGCTATTGGATCGTGCTTTTGTAGTAGTCATGAATCCTAAAACAGGAGAAATTCTGTCGCTAGCCGGAAAGCAAATTGGTAAGGACAAAGCTGGTAAAACCGTTATGAAAGACTTTGCTGGAGGGAATATTACATCTTCCTATAACGTCGGGTCCGCTGTGAAAGGGGCAACCATCCTAACGGGTTATAAAACAGGAGCAATAAGTCCTGGAGATACTCAACTGGATGAACCTTTAGTTATTAAAGGTACACAGGTGAAAAAATCTTGGAAAACATTTGGAAGAATTAATGACTTAAGAGCACTTCAAGTCTCTTCTAACGTTTATATGTGGAAAACAGTTATTGAGATGGCCCATGGACGTTATGTCCCTAACGGACCATTAATATTAGATACAGAAAAGACTTTTAATACAATGAGACAAACCTTTAGTCAATTTGGACTTGGTACCCGGACGGGGATTGACCTGCCAAACGAAGCGAGCGGTTTTCCGGGTTCAGAAAATAAACCAGGTTTGCTTCTTGACTTTGCCATTGGTCAATATGATACCTATACACCGATTCAGCTTGCACAGTATGTTTCTACGATTGCTAACGGCGGTTATCGTGTGCAGCCACATATCGTTAAGGAAATCCGCGAGCCAATAATGGAGAATAATGAATTAGGTCCTATTATTGAAGAAATGCAACCTAAGGTATTAAATCGTGTGGATATGAAAGAACAATGGATTAAGCGAGTACAAGAAGGTTTCCGCATGGTTATGCAGGTGGGCGATGGTACAGCTACAAGTTACTTTAAAAGTGCTCCGTACCACCCAGCCGGTAAAACAGGGACTGCACAGGCCTTTTATTACGGGTCTGATAAATCTAAATATGGTACACCAGTCATGAACTTAAGTCTTGTTAGCTTTGCACCTTCAGACAATCCTGAAGTAGCTTTGGCTGTTATGGTACCATGGGCATACCAAGGAAATAGTGGACCGAGTGTGAATAACTTAATTGGCCGAAAAGTAATGGATGCATACTTTGACTTAAAAAAGAATCGTAATAGTACGGGAGAATCATCAACTACAGAACAACAGCAGACTGAAATTCCTACTGATGCAAATCAAAACAACCAATAGTCAACAAGAAACTGTCTCCAATTTGGAGCAGTTTTTTTTTATAAAGTTAAAGCAATTGGAGCAAGATATAATTACATAACAAAATCAGAAATAAATGGGACAAGTAAGGATGGTGAATTTACAAAAGCTCAACATAGATTTACAAAACCTTTACATTCCATTAAAACCCGGTTTACAGTGAGGGTTTATTCTTAAACATGTAAGGAAGACAAACATTAATAACAACTAAAATCCTTAGGGGGAATTAAGAAATGAAAAGCCTGAAAAAATTAAGCTTATTTTCGATTCTAGCAGCAGTTATGGTCATGATGGCTGCTTGTGGAGGCGGAGCTGGTACTGATAAAAAAGACGGAACAGCTGATGGTGGAAATAAAGAACTTTCTGGCTCATTAGTTATTTCCGGTTCATCTGCAATGCAGCCATTAGTTGCAGCTGCAGCAGAAGAATTTATGGCAGACAATCCTAATGTTGATATTCAAGTTAATGCTGGAGGTTCTGGTACAGGCTTATCACAAGTGGCTGAAGGATCTGTACAAATTGGAAACTCAGACGTTTTTGCTGAAGAAAAAGAAGGTATTCCTGCCGACCAGCTTGTTGATCATAAAGTAGCTGTAGTTGGAATCACTGCTGCCGTTAACCCTAATGTAGGTATTAAAGATATTTCAAAAGAAGATTTAGTTAAAGTTTTTACTGGAAAAGTGACGAACTGGAAAGAAGTTGGCGGTAAGGATCAAAAAATCGTATTAGTAAACCGTCCTGATTCATCTGGTACTCGTGCAGTATTCAATAAATTTGGTTTAGATGGTGCTACACCAGCAGAAGGAATTACAGAAGATTCATCAAACACAGTTAAGAAAATTATCAATGAAACAGATGGAGCAGTTGGTTATCTTGCATTCTCATATTTCACTGATGATAAAGTTACTCCACTTTCAATTGACGGAGTAGAACCTACTGATGAGAGCGTTCAATCAGGTAAGTTCCCAATCTGGGCATATGAACATTCATATACGAAAGGTGAGCCTGATGGCCTTGCAAAAGCGTTCCTTGACTATTTAATGTCAGATGATATTCAAAACACTCTGTTAAAAGAACAAGGATACCTTCCTGTTACAAAAATGAAGGTTGAACGTGATGCAGAAGGAAAGCAGAAAAACCTATAAGCAGTAAAATTTTTAAAAGTAAAGGGTAAATGCAGGATGCGTTTACCCTCTTATGACGTATTCATAGGGGTGTTTGGATTTATATGGAAAAAACAATTCCTGCAAGTGAGAGATTATTAAAATCAAAAAAAAGTCTAATGTCTGGGGAAATGAGAGGCAAGGTTATAGTCATACTATGTGCTGTAATCATGATCTCAGTAACCATTTCAATCACCATTTTCTTAGGTACCAAAGGTCTACAATCTTTTATTAAAAATGGTGTCAGTGTGATTGAGTTTATTACTAGTTCAAATTGGAACCCTACAAATAAAGCTAATCCGGAATATGGTGCTTTACCGTTTATCTTCGGCTCCTTTGCCGTCACTTTCCTTTCGGCGCTAGTTGCTGCACCATTAGGTATTGGCGGTGCTATTTTTATGACTGAAATTGCACCATCCTGGGGAAGGAAAATTTTACAGCCTGTCATTGAGTTATTGGTGGGAATTCCCTCCGTTGTTTATGGTTTCATCGGACTTACCGTGTTAGTTCCTTTTATCAGGGAGAGTGTGGGGGGTCTCGGCTTTAGTTTATTATCTGGGACGATTGTGCTTTCAATTATGATTTTGCCAACTGTAACGACCATTGCGACAGATGCAATGAGTTCAATACCAAAAAATCTTCGTGAAGGTTCCTATGCGTTGGGTGCCACCCGTTGGCAGACTATTCGTAAAGTCTTAATACCAGCAGCATTACCAACTCTTTTAACGGCAATCGTGTTAGGTATGGCCAGAGCCTTTGGGGAAGCACTAGCTGTTCAAATGGTTATTGGTAACGTAAGAGACCTACCATCAAGCATATTAGATGCATCAGCAACTTTAACGACGATTATTACACTCAATATGGGACATACAACCTATGGAAGTGTTGAAAATAATACACTATGGTCAATGGGATTGATTTTATTAGTCATGTCGTTTGCGTTTATTCTCCTTATTCGCTATCTCTCTTCTAGGAGGAAAATGTAATGAACAGCAAAACTGCGGATCGTATTGCAACGGGAGTCTTTATTGCAATTGCTATTATTATCGTTTCTATATTAGTCGGTCTATTTTATTATATTTTGGTTAATGGTCTTAAGCATATTTCAATAGATTTCTTAACAACCCCATCTAGCAACGTACGTGCGGGCGGAGGTATACGTGATCAACTTTTTAATTCTTTTTATATCTTGTTTATTACAATGTTAATTGCTGTTCCACTTGGAGTGGGCGGTGGTATTTATATGGCTGAATATGCAAAACCAGGGAAAATTACAGACATTATTCGTTCATGTATTGAAGTGTTGGCATCACTGCCATCTATCGTCATCGGGATGTTTGGTTTATTAATGTTTGTAAATGTTACAGGCTGGGGCTATACCATCCTGGGTGGTGCGTTGGCACTTACTGTTTTTAATTTACCTGTAATAGTAAGGGTTAGTGAGGATGCTCTTCGATCAGTTCCTCGCGATTTAAAAGAAGCGAGCCTTGCCCTAGGAATTACTCATTGGCATACGATTAAAACAGTTTTATTACCAAGTGCTTTCCCGTCTATTTTAACTGGAGCCATTCTTGCTTCGGGTCGTGTGTTTGGTGAAGCAGCGGCGTTGTTATTTACGGCAGGCCTTTCTACACCAAGATTAGATTATGCGAATTGGAATCCATTTTCAGCGCAATCGCCATTAAATATTTTCCGTCCTGCGGAAACACTGGCTGTTCACATTTGGTCAGTTAATACTCAAGGGTTAATTCCAGACGTTGAGGAAGTTTCAAATGGATCTGCTGCAGTTCTAGTTATATCCGTACTAATATTTAATTTATTAGCCCGGTGGATTGGTAGTTTGATTCATAAGAAAATCACAGCAACTAAATAAAGGGCGGGATACATGATGGTTACAGCTTTTAAGGAAAAGAGCTCAACAGAACAAGCTGTTCAGTCAAACAGCCATATGGTAAAGGAACATATTTTGAAGGTCAATCATTTGCAGATATTCTACGGGGAAAAGCGTGCAGTTAATGGAATATCAATGGATATTGAAAAAAATGGCGTAACAGCGCTTATTGGTCCTTCAGGATGTGGTAAATCAACTTTCCTGAGAAGTATTAATCGGATGAATGACTTAATTCCGGGAGCAAGGGCTGAAGGTG from Bacillus sp. SLBN-46 encodes:
- a CDS encoding DUF456 domain-containing protein, whose protein sequence is MEIVYWALIAILFIVAFVGLVYPIIPSVIFLVAGFLLYGVFFSFEPFHWLFWVIQGLFVILLFVADYIANMIGIKKYGGSKAGIWGSTIGLIFGPFIIPVLGILIGPFIGAIAAELIFNKRNFMDSIKIGFGSVIGFISSVVTKTIIQAIMIGYFLVVILN
- a CDS encoding Crp/Fnr family transcriptional regulator; amino-acid sequence: MMESNMVSIYNLMVQFFQKKEPIQKIKSGSVLFQEKDSVEYVYLLLKGSIALGRVHLKGKEFILKVLNNQELIVEYQLFKANPHYQFYAKTLTDCEMLLVKKEHFEEFVLTDPEAMNALVYWLSTGYLKAQMKCQDLIMNGKKGGLYSILIRLCNSYGVKTDDGILIDLPLTHQELANLTFGTREVIQRSLKELREKDIISYDNQKITVKKISCLKQEVDCQNCSFEICGLN
- a CDS encoding superoxide dismutase; translated protein: MAFELPQLPYAEDALEPHIDKETMNIHHTRHHNTYVTNLNAALQGNEELLSKSVEEVIANLDAVPEAVRTAVRNNGGGHANHSLFWQILSPNGGGAPTGELADAINSKFGSFESFKEEFAKAATTRFGSGWAWLSVSNGELELTSTPNQDSPLMEGKTPILGLDVWEHAYYLKYQNKRPDYIGAFWNVVNWDEVAKRYNEAK
- a CDS encoding MFS transporter, with the translated sequence MKKSKILGDVELTKDLTLLLVIGGLYSLSVALSNTFVNIYLWKQTGSYFDLALYNLSIVVLQLLTFILAGRWAKKIDRVIVLRIGVIFLAVFYLMVLITGTKASTFLLLLGSLLGIGYGFYWLAYNVLTFEITEPETRDFFNGFLGILSSAGGMIGPLAAGFIITRFEKFTGYTFVFGLSLALFALAVFISFSLKPRPAAGRYCFRRILEERKLNENWRLVTNAHFFQGLREGTFLFVISVFVYISTGSEMALGTFGLINSGISFVAYYLASRLIKKNNRKKAILIGGLILYAAVLIIVWDVNFVKLLIYAAMIALAYPLLLVPYMSTTYDVIGNGWKAAEMRIEYIVVREIFLNLGRIVSILAFIAAVTWFNEDQSIPILLLILGAGHSLIYLFIKRVQLPVA
- a CDS encoding penicillin-binding protein 2, with translation MNKKKKKKTHVPFRLNMLFFVVFVLFSVLILRLGELQIVFGDDFKREIERTEDITVNNPVPRGKMYDRNGKAIVDNKPLNAITYTKNQSTTQEEMLKTAEKLAKFIEMDTKKIPVRDKKDFWIMKYPEKAKALISKKEWDKYKQKKLTDKEIYQMQIDRIENDDLMELENDKEAMEVLAIYRKFNSGYALTPQIVKNKDVKPEEFAIVSENLENLPGVDTTTDWDRTYPFGDTLGSILGNVSSSEAGIPKEQLSKYLARDYSRNDRVGQSYIELKYEDVLHGQKAKVKNVTDKSGKVLSTEVVSEGKRGKDLVLTIDMDLQKQVEKIIEDEMWDAKKKPNTALLDRAFVVVMNPKTGEILSLAGKQIGKDKAGKTVMKDFAGGNITSSYNVGSAVKGATILTGYKTGAISPGDTQLDEPLVIKGTQVKKSWKTFGRINDLRALQVSSNVYMWKTVIEMAHGRYVPNGPLILDTEKTFNTMRQTFSQFGLGTRTGIDLPNEASGFPGSENKPGLLLDFAIGQYDTYTPIQLAQYVSTIANGGYRVQPHIVKEIREPIMENNELGPIIEEMQPKVLNRVDMKEQWIKRVQEGFRMVMQVGDGTATSYFKSAPYHPAGKTGTAQAFYYGSDKSKYGTPVMNLSLVSFAPSDNPEVALAVMVPWAYQGNSGPSVNNLIGRKVMDAYFDLKKNRNSTGESSTTEQQQTEIPTDANQNNQ
- a CDS encoding phosphate ABC transporter substrate-binding protein; this translates as MKSLKKLSLFSILAAVMVMMAACGGGAGTDKKDGTADGGNKELSGSLVISGSSAMQPLVAAAAEEFMADNPNVDIQVNAGGSGTGLSQVAEGSVQIGNSDVFAEEKEGIPADQLVDHKVAVVGITAAVNPNVGIKDISKEDLVKVFTGKVTNWKEVGGKDQKIVLVNRPDSSGTRAVFNKFGLDGATPAEGITEDSSNTVKKIINETDGAVGYLAFSYFTDDKVTPLSIDGVEPTDESVQSGKFPIWAYEHSYTKGEPDGLAKAFLDYLMSDDIQNTLLKEQGYLPVTKMKVERDAEGKQKNL
- the pstC gene encoding phosphate ABC transporter permease subunit PstC, coding for MEKTIPASERLLKSKKSLMSGEMRGKVIVILCAVIMISVTISITIFLGTKGLQSFIKNGVSVIEFITSSNWNPTNKANPEYGALPFIFGSFAVTFLSALVAAPLGIGGAIFMTEIAPSWGRKILQPVIELLVGIPSVVYGFIGLTVLVPFIRESVGGLGFSLLSGTIVLSIMILPTVTTIATDAMSSIPKNLREGSYALGATRWQTIRKVLIPAALPTLLTAIVLGMARAFGEALAVQMVIGNVRDLPSSILDASATLTTIITLNMGHTTYGSVENNTLWSMGLILLVMSFAFILLIRYLSSRRKM
- the pstA gene encoding phosphate ABC transporter permease PstA, yielding MNSKTADRIATGVFIAIAIIIVSILVGLFYYILVNGLKHISIDFLTTPSSNVRAGGGIRDQLFNSFYILFITMLIAVPLGVGGGIYMAEYAKPGKITDIIRSCIEVLASLPSIVIGMFGLLMFVNVTGWGYTILGGALALTVFNLPVIVRVSEDALRSVPRDLKEASLALGITHWHTIKTVLLPSAFPSILTGAILASGRVFGEAAALLFTAGLSTPRLDYANWNPFSAQSPLNIFRPAETLAVHIWSVNTQGLIPDVEEVSNGSAAVLVISVLIFNLLARWIGSLIHKKITATK